GGCCTCGATACGACCTATCCCGGCATGGCCGGGCTGCTGACCGGCATGGACGGGAGGCAGTATGCGTATCCCTGCAACGGCGCGAGCGTTTCGATGTGGATCAACCTTTCGACGCTCGAGAAATACGGTTTCAAGCGGCCGCCGCTCGAGTGGACGCCGGAAGAGTTCGAAGCGATGGGCAAGGAGTACGTCAAGCGGGCCAACGAAGGGCTGCCGCGGCAGGAATACTTTTTCATCCAGGCGCTGGACAGCGGCTGGGGCGTCAATATGGCGATGTGCATCGCGCGCAGCAAGGGGTGGGACATCTACAATGAAACCCTGACCCGCAGCGTTGCGGACAACGAGCCGCTGAAGCATGCGATCAAGCTCTTCCATAAATGGACCTATGTCGACCGCATCGCTCCGACTGCGGCGGACGTCGCTTCGATGAATACCGACGCCGGCTACGGCGGCGCCGACTTCTCGAATTTCATCTCCGGCAAGTACGCGATGATCGTCATGGGCCGCTACTGCCTGATCCGCTTCCGTGAAGTTCAGCAGCAGAAGGATATGACGATTCAGTTCGCGGTGAGCCAGCTGCCGATGTACGACTATAAGAACCACCCGATTACGGTCCGCGCGGCGATGCCGTACCGCGGCAGCAAGCATCCGGAGCTCGCGAAGCTCTTCCTGCAGTTCCTCGCCAGCAAGCCGTACAACCAGTACATCGTCGACGGCGCGGACGGCCTGCCGCCGAACCCCGAGATCGTCGAGCAGGAGATGAAGGACATCCGGATTCAGCGTCCGAACGAACGCGACTGCAGCGAACTTGAATCCTCCTGGGCCCGCACGATCGCGCTGCCCTCCTTCTACAGCCCGTATGTGAAGGCCGGTTCGACGAACTGGCTGCAGAACGGCATCAACCGCTTCTTCAACAACCGCAGTTCGCTCGACGATGCGCTGAAGTACATCCAGGATCGCTACAATCAGGAGATCGAAATCTCCAAGAACGCGAATCCGGCCATGATGGAAGCCTGGAAGAAGGACTGGGCCCTTCAGGAAAAGATCGACGCCTGCAAGAAGGAAGGAAAGAAGATCCCCGTCGAATGGATCAAGAATCCTTTCTATGTCAAGTATTATCGTGATAGGGGAATGCTGGATGAAACCGGAACGGCTGGAGGAGTCAAGTAAAAAATGGCTATGACAAAGAAAGATATCAAGGAACTTGCGATCGGAGTCGGTTTCCTGCTTCCGAATATTCTCGGTTTTCTCGCCTTCACGGTGATTCCGCTGGTGATGAGCATCTATATGGCCTTCACCGACTGGAATCTGGAAATGCACAACTATTTCCGTTCCGAGCCGATCACCTTCGTCTGGTTTGAAAACTTCACCCGGCTCTTTTCCGACCCGGACTTCCCGCAGTATTTCGGCAACACCTTCTTCATGATGATCGGCATTCCGTTCGGCGTGGCCGGCAGTCTGGTCGCCGCGCTCCTGCTGAACATGGAATTCGTGAAGGGCGACGGCAAGAAGAAGCTCATGATCACGATGATCCTGACCGCCGTCATGGTCGCCTGCTTCGGACTGCTCGCCGTGCTCGGTCTCGGCGGCACCGGTATGACGATCCTGATGGTTTCGCTGCTCGGCGGCGTTTTCATCATCGGCTCGATCGGCGGCAAGACCGTCTACCGCACGCTGTTTTACTTCCCGTACTTCACGGCGGGCGTAGCGACCTTCATCCTCTGGAAAAAGCTTTACAATCCGCTGAACGGCCCGATCAACAATGCGCTGCGCCCGCTGCTTGACGCACTGACTCCGGTGGCCGTCATGATCAGTCCGGCCTGCCAGACGATCGGCATCGTGATCCTCGTGCTGGTCGGCCTTCTCTATCTCCACATGGTGCGCCGCAAGCTGCGGCTCTGGCGGGACGGCGAGTCCGGCACCGTCAGCTGCTATCTGGCGATGATTCTGCTTTCGCTGCCGCTGATTTTCTGCTGGAGCTGGGTCTCGCCGACCTGGATGCACGTGGTGATGAATACGCCGGAGATGAAGGAGATTGCGAATGCATCGCAGGAGTTGTCGTTCCTGAGCCGCGACGCGAAATGGACGCTGCTGCTGATGCTGGTCTTCCTCGGCATCGGGTGGGGGCGTTTCCTCTACACGGTTTACATTGCGAAGCGCAAATACAAGTGCATCGCCGACCGGGGGATCGGCGACTCGGCGATCGTCGACGGTTCGGCGATGGTGCTGAATATGGCGCTGGTCGGCCTCTGCTGCGTCTTCTGGCTGCTGCCGGAAATGGCCGCCGCCGAGGAGGGGCTTCAGCCGCCGCAGTGGATCTCGGATTACTACTGGGCCAAGCCTTCGCTGCTGATCATGGGCTTCTGGGGGGCGATCGGTTCGAACAACATGCTGCTTTACCTCGCCGGTCTCTCCGGCGTGCCGCAGGAGCTTTATGAAGCGGCGGACATCGACGGCGCGAGTCCGTGGCAGCGTTTCTGGAACATCACCTGGCCGCAGCTGGCCAACGTGACCTTCTTCATCATGGTCATGGCGGTGATCGGCGGCCTGCAGGGCGGCTTCGACATGGCGCGCGTGATGACGGAGGGCGGGCCGGCCGGTTCGACCACGACGCTGGCCTACTACATCTACACGCAGGGCTTCAATACCGGCCGCCTCGGCTATGCGTCGGCAGTTTCCTGGCTGCTGTTCGTGATGGTCTTTGTGGTGACCATGTTCAACTGGAAGTTCGGCAACCGTTATACGAACGAGTAAGGAAGGCTACTCTATCATGCAGGAAAAAAATAAATTCTGGGGCGGTTTCGCCAAACTGGTTTCGTTGAATGTCGTTTTGACTCTGATGGCGGTGCTGCTGGTACTGCCGTTCACCTGGATGGTTCTCGCGAGTCTGAAGGTGCTGGACGAGATCGGCTACGATTCGTGGCTGCCGGAGGTCTGTCAGTGGCACAACTACCACGACGTGTTCACCATGAAGGGCATCTTCTTCGGCCGCTGGTACTGGAACACGGTGTTCACCTCGTGCTGGATCACCTTCCTTCAGGTGTTCACCAGCAGTCTGGCCGCCTTCAGTTTCTCCCGGCTCCGCTGGAAGGGGCGCGATCAGGTCTTCTTCCTTTATCTGGCCACGATGATGCTGCCGGGCCTCGTGATGATGATTCCGAACTATCAGAACATGATTCTGCTCGGTCTGGTCGACTCCTATACGGGGCTGATCCTGCCGGCCGCGTTCTCGGCCTTCGGCACCTTCCTGATGCGCCAGTTCATGATGAACATTCCGAAGTCGCTCGACGAGGCGGCGGAGATCGACGGCGCGACGAAGTGGCAGCTTTACTGGGATGTCGTGCTTCCGCTGGCGCGTCCGGCGCTGGTCACGCTGACCATCTTCACCTTCATCGGCAGCTACAACAACCTGTTCTGGCCGCTGGTGCTGATGAAGACGCCGGACAAATACACGCTGCCGATCGGCATGCTGGCCTTCCAGTCTTCGCAGGGGCAGCAGACCAACCTGCTGATGGCCGCGGTCGCCATGAGCGTGATCCCGATGATCATCATCTTCGTGCTGATGCAGAAGCAGCTGGTCAAGGGCATCATGCTGGGCGGCGTCAAGGGCTGAAAAGGGACGCTTTCCGAAAGCGGGGGAATGCTCCTCCGCTTTTTTTGTGCCGTTTTTCGGGAGAGAATGGGTTGCGGATTTGCAAAAGCGGATTCCGGGCGTTATGGTTATGCCGTATCATGTCATGGCCGGTTCGGGAAAAGGGGGGACGATGCGCATTCGAATGGGAATTCTGGCTGCCTGCTTTTGCTGGCTTGGCGCTCTTTCCGCGGCAGCGGAATTGAGCCGTTATGTGCCGGAAGAGGCTTTTCTTGCGGTGAAGGCCGACGGCCCGCGCATCTGGCGGCTGCCGCAGGCGCGGCGGCTGCTCGGCCTGGTCGAGGCGGCGAATCCGAAAGTGGAGCAGGTCCTGATGGGGGATTTCGCTTCGGCCGCAACTGCGGATTACCTGGCTTTTGCGGTTTCCGGCGAGGTGCGGATTTTGATCCGTCCGGCGGATGGGGAACCGGAAAAGCTGTTCCGGAGCAGGTGCGAGTGGATCCGGTCGAATTACGGCGACCGGATCAGGGACGAGGGCGAGGCGCCGTTTCCGTATATCGGCGTGGACGGCGGGAGGCTGATGCTTGCCGGCGATCATCTGGAGTGGGTATTCCGGGAGTTCCCGGAAGATGCCGAACCGGCACTGCCGGTGAAGGATTCGCCGCTCGGAAAACGGCTCGCCGCCGGAGCCGAACCGCTGAAACTGATCGTGACCGACCGGGTCAGGAGTGCGGCCGGGGATAAGTTGCGTCTGCCGCCGTTCCTGGCCCAGGTAAAGCAGCTTGAGTTTGTACTCGATGACTCCGGGAAAGTGCCGGTTCTCCGGCTTTCGGGCCTCTATCCGGATGAAGCCGGGGCGCGCGCCGCGAAAGGGGCGCTTGCCGGCATGTCAGCTCTGGCCCGGCAGAAGGTGTCCGGTGCGGAGCTGGAGCTGTTGAACGCGCTGGCGGTTGAAACGGCGGGGAGGGAACTGACGGTGTCCGCGGCAGTCGCGGAGTCCCTGGTCGGGAAGATCGAAGAGCGGGTCATGATGGCTCCGGCGGAGGATAAGCTTCGGCAGATCGGGGTGGCGATTGCACTTTTCGTCAGCGAGGAGAAGCGCATGCCGGACTCCTTCGACGAACTTTACCGGAAGAATTTCCTGACACGGGCCGACGTGTTCCGCCTTCCGGGCGACGGCGGTTCGCGGCCGCCGGCGGACGGGCAGCCGGTCGGGGAGGAGAATTGCAGCTTCTATTACTGGGGGCGCGGAATTCCGGCCGGGACGGCGGTGCCGTCCCGGATTCCGGTCGCCGCCATGAAGAGACGGCTGGCTCCGAAAGGGCGGTTCGCGGTTCTTTTCCTCGACGGACATGTCGAGGTGAGGCAGACGGACAGCCCGGACGAAGCGGGGCTGATTCGCGGGCTGCTGAAGGACGAGGCATTCGACGGGCGGCGGGAGATCGAATCGCTTCTGCTGAAGAACCGTATGGAAGAATGACATTTGAATCACAAGGAGGAGGTTTTCATGAGATCGAAGCTGTTGGCGGTACTGGCCGCCGGATTGGCGGCCGTGTCGCTTCGTGCGGCGGATGTGGATATGGTCATCGCGGTGAACGGAGCGGCGCTGAATGCGCATCCGCAGGTAATGCAGCTTCGGGAGAAGTTCGACCGGGAGGCGAAGAGTTCCGGCGGAAAATCGTTCGCCGAGCAGCTCGGCGCGCTGAAGCTGACGGAGGAGATGCTCGAAAACCGGCTGACCGCTTATATCAGTCTCGATACCCGCGAGGGAGCGGTCGTGATCGACACGAAAGAGGGGAAAGCGCCGGAACTCTTTGAAAAGCTTCGGGATATCCTGAATTTCCGGGACGGCGGCACGAAGACCGAGGTTGCCGGCTGTCCGGTCTACACCGGCGTCACGGCCGACGGGAGCAGGGGGACGATCCTCCTGAAGTCGCCGTCGCAGATCCAGATTCAGGCCGGTGAATCGCTGCCGCTGCCGCTGAATTTCGGCAGGATCAGCAAGAACCTGATGCTGGAGGCGAAGAGCGGCCGGCTGGTCAACATCGCCCTGGTGCCGACGGAGGAGATGCTCGCCGCTCCGGATGCGATGCCCCAGATGAAGTCACTCCGCATGATCACGCTCGGGCTTACCGATACGAAGCCCGAAGCGGCGATCGTCTTCGAGGGGCTGTTCAAAAACGACGAGGCGGCCATGGAGGTGAAGGGGCTGGTGGATGTCGTGCTGTTCGGTTTCGAGCAGAACCAGGCGCTTGACAACCGTTTCTTCCGGAAGATCGAGAGCAATGTCGCGGGCGGCAAACTCACCTATCGCCGGGTCGTCGATGACGGATTGCTCGAAGCGATCCTCCAGACCGTGGGCGGCCGGTTCGGCCGGCTGCCGAAGGCGGCGGGCCCGGCGGCGGTTCCCGAAACGCAGGGCGAATAGCTCCGGGGCGCGATGAGACGGTCTGGCGGCTGGAAGCAGGCGGCGGAAGGAGCCGGATATCTGCATGCGGGAATCCGGGCCTTTTACCGCGATCCCGGGTTGTGGGGATATGCGCTCATTCCGATGGGTATCCTGTTCGCGTTTTACGCGCTGATGATGCTCCTGCTGTTCTGGTTCGCGGCGCCGTGGGCGGCGGGGCTGCTGCCGGACCCGGCGCAGTGGAGCGCCTGGTTCCGCTGGCTGCTCTATGCTGCGAGGGTGCTGATTTACGTGTCGGTATTCGGCATGGCGGTACTGACGGGGGCGTTTTTCCTCTGTTCGTTGTATGAGGCGTTCGGCGCGTTTTTTTTCGACAGTCTCGTTCAGAAGTTCGAGCGGGAGCGGTACGGGGTTGAAGCCGCTCCGGTGCCGTTCCGGGAGAATCTGCGTTATCTGCTGCAGTCGGCAGGGTTCTCCTTCGTGACGATGATCTGGAGCTTTCTGCTGTTCTGGCCCGGAATTTTCATCCCGGTGGCCGGGATTCTGCCGGCGGTGCTGGTGGTCGGCTACCGTTTCGGGCTCACGTACGTTTTCTCCAGTGCGTTTGCGGACCGTGTTGACGTGCGCGAGGTCAGGCGTCTGGCGGCCCGGAACCGGGCGCTCATGCTCGGCTTCGGCGCGGCCGGCTACCTCTGGCTTCTGATTCCGTTTTCCGCGGTGTTTCTGCTGCCGGGATTCGCGCTTGGCGGCGCGATGATCTACCGGGAGCGTCTGATATGTTCCACCAAACAGGGAGGTGTGTCTTGAAAAAATGGAGACGATGGATGGTGTGGGCGGCGGCATTGGCCGTGCTGCCGCTGCGGGCGGCGCAGCCGGAACTGCTCTACGCGGTGAATTTTGACGATCCGGACGTCCGGGCGGCGGTCGACAAGTGTCCGTTCGCGAAGGTCGAGAAGGATTTCGAAGGGACTTCCGTCCTGACCGTGACGGTCCCGCCCGACAAGATGTCGGACGGGAACCCGGTTGCGGTGGTCATTCCGATCGACATCGAGAAGATCGGCGCGGCCGGCGGGAATCTTTACGGAGAGGGCGATCTGAAGTTCACCGGCGTCACCAGGCCGATGTACAGCTGGAACGGCGTGAAATTCATGCTGGTGTTCAAGAGCGAAGGGAAAGAGCAGTATCCGGACTTCAACCCCGGCTGGCAGACCAATTGCGGGACGAAGGACTGGTACCGCGCCAGCTCGAGCACCGTGATCCCGAAGGATGTGAAGAAAGCGTACCTGAATCTCGGACTCCAGCAGTCGTCGGGTACGGTTTCGTACCGCAACATCCGGTTTTACCGCGGCGATGCGTCTCCGGAGTCGACGCTCGCGAAGCAGCCGGTTCCGCAGGCGAAGTACACGGTCGATCTGCCGGTCCATCGCGGGGTCATGTCGCCGAACCGGTTTGACGAAAAGGATTTCGCGGACCTTGCGAAGTGGAATGCAAACCTGATCCGCTGGCAGTTGAACCGGCCGCTGGACCGGCCGTACACGCTCGACGAGTACAAGGCGATCACCGCGAAGAAGATCGACGAACTCGGCAAAGTGCTCGACGCGGCGCGGAAACACGGAATCAAGGTCGTGATCGACCTGCATCCGTTCGAGGGCGGCAAGCTGATTTTAAGCACGCCGGAGGGACGGCAGTACCTGGTCGACGTCTGGAAGGAGATCGCAACCCGGTACAAGGGGCATCCGGCCATTTTCGGCTACGATATCCTGAACGAGCCCCATTCGCGAAATCTGCGTCCCGGCGACCCGACATGGCCGGAGCTGGCGGAGCGGACGATCAAGGCGATCCGGGCGATCGACCCGGTAACTCCGATCATCGTCGAGCCGGACCAGATGGCGCACTACGAACTGCTCGAGTACCTGCCGGTCTTCGAGGAGCCGAACATCATTTACAGCATCCACTTCTATGCGCCGGGGCAGCTGACCCACCAGCTCGATCCGAAGGTGAAGCCGATTCTCGGCTATCCGGATGAAACGCGCGGCTGGAACAGGGAGTACCTGCGGAAGAATCTGGAGAAGGCGCGTGAATTCCAGCAGAAGACCGGGGCGCGGATCTACGTCGGCGAATTCAGCTGCATCCGCTGGGCGCCGGGCGCGGACCGGTATGTCAAAGACCTGATCGATCTGTTCGAAGAGTACGGCTGGGATTGGAGCTATCACGCCTTTCGCGAATGGCAGGGTTGGAGCGCCGAGCACAGCGACGATCCGGCCGTCATGGACCCGGTGCCGACCACCGGCCGCAAGGAGGTTCTGCTGAAAGCCTTCGAAAAGAACGGAAAATAAGAATATGTGCTTGCGGGGAGCGCAGGTGCTGTCAGCACTCCCCGCCGCAGGCGACTCAAGCCGGAAGAGGGATTATGGTTCGATCATCTCCGGCAATTCGAAGGTGAGGAGGGCGATTTCGCCCGGAGCCAGGCTGATCCCGGCATCGGCGGAATACCGGAACCGGCGCGGATGCGAAGCTGACTCCAGCTGCGACAGTTCGGCAACGGACGCAAATTCCGGCGCTCCCTGCCGGAGCCAGGATTCGTAGGCGCTCCCGTTTTCCGGCATGACCTGTTCGCAGACGGCGCCGCTTTTCAGGCCGTCGATCCGGATTTCGAAGGTCTCATTCTCCTTTTCCGGGTCGAGATAGTTCCAGAGGAGGAGCCGCACCGTCTTTTGCTCCCGGGCGGCCAGGGCGCCGAGGCACTTCGCGGGGCGGCTCCACACTGCGGACAGTTCCTCTCCTGATACGGCGCGGAGAAAGCGGAACGCATGGAACGACGCCTTCGGAATGCCGTTGACGTTCAGCAGCCCGTAGCCGCCGTGGAACGGGGCGGAATGGAAACCGCACTCCTCATAAATGTCGGAACCGTTCCAGAATAAACTGCCCGTGCAGACGGAGCGGAGTTCGGCCATGGTTTTGACAATGAATGCCGCGTTCGCGCATTCGTCGTGATTGAATGCGAGCGGGCCGGCAGAGGAGTTCCACTCTCCGAGGAACAGCGGAACCGGTTCCGGCAGCAGCTTCATGGTCTGCCGCACCCGCGTGAGGAGCCGCGGCAAAAGATCGGCGCTCTGCAGCCTGACTTCTCCTTCGGCTCCGTCCAGGAAGGCGATGTCGCTCGGATAGGCGTGCGTGGAGACAAAATCGCACCGGCACCCCGGCGACGGGTCTTCCGGCGATGGTGCGGAGACATGGCGGCAGAAGTCGGCAATCCACGCGGTTTTGCTGGTCGCCGGCCCGCCGACGCGAAACCGGGAATCCTGACGCTTGATTGCAGCGCGGGAAAGGTCGTACAGCTTGAAATACTCCTCTTGCGTGCCGGTCCAGAAAGGGAGGTCCGGTTCGTTCCAGACCTCGAAATACCACCTGCAAAGCTCTTCGCGGCTGAACCGTTCGATGAGAACATGCAGGAATTGTTCCACGAGTTCCTCCCAGCGCCGCCAATCGCGCGGCGGAGCCGAGCGGAAACGGTAATGACAGACCGATTCCTCCGTCCGGGCCAGTGCGCCCGGCATGCCCGACAGTTCGAGAAAGGGGATCTGCCCGTTGTCCAGGATGCGCTCGAGAACCGTCAGGGGCTTTTCGAAGTGGAAAGAGCCGTCCGGCGCAACCGCTTCGAGCTGGTCATTGAAGATTCCGTGACAGCGCACATAGCGCATGCCGAGCTCTTCCCGCAGCCGCCGGAAGTGGCGGGGCAGATCCTCCCGCAGCCAGAGGGCCGCATGACAGCTGTTGATGCCGAACGAGCCGATGTTGCGTACATTTTCTCCGGTGGCGCTGCCGATCGACAGACCGATTTTTTCCTGATTTTTCATGATTGCTCCTGAAGGTGTCGGGGCGCGCGGACGAATCTCACGCGACGCTCCGGAAAACAGTTCAAACGGAACCTACCAACGATAGTAGCGGTACGGGTCGTCTTCCTCCTCCGGCGTTTGAAGATAATAACTGTTCAGCCACGGACCGTCTGCAAATAATCGCGGGCTTCCGGCCATGCCTCCGTCCCGGAAGATGTTTTTCACGCGAACCGCGATCACATTTCGTCCCGGCAGGAGCTCCGACCGCCGGATGGCGAAGTCGCGCGGACGACACCAGTAATCCATCGGAGCGTTGGCTTTGGTCACTTCCCCGAGAAATTTCCCGTTGAGCCAGATCTGCGATTCGTCATCTACCGGCCCGAGCGAGAGTGTGAGTTCTTCCGGCAGCAGCGGTGAGGGTTCGAATTCGAGCCGATACCAGCCGTATCCGAGGTCGTCGTAGTAGTGCGGCAGCGTGACCTGCTGCCAGCCCGAGTCGTCGAAATCGGGTTTCCAGGCATTCTCCGTTGCATTCACGATCTTTTCCTCCGGCATCATGCACCAGTTGCGGGAGAGGTCCTGCCGGAGCAGCGGCGCCGGAGTCGTGAAGAAGTTCCGCAGCGGCGTCGTCATCTCCGCCCCGTCGGTTGCGAGAAAACGCGAGAGCAGGAACACATTGCGGCGGTAGCTGCTCCGCAGCGCCGGCTCCTTCGTGTAATCAAAATTCCACGGTGCAGCCTGGAGAATCGTCACCGTCCCCCGCCCGACCCGGTAACGCCGGAACCAGGAATTCTTCCCCTCCTTTGATGGTGGCAACGGCGCGAGCTTCGGAAAACGCCGCCAGTAAGTGTCAGCGTGAGAGATCCCCGCAACACCCAGCGTCTTCCACTGATCCGGTTCGTAGTACGGAATCGCATCCACGGCTTCCCCTGCGTTCATGCCCAGTGCGGCGAGAGTTTGGTTGTCCGCGCCCAGCGCGAGAACCCGCAAGCCTGCGTTGATCCGGCGGCGCAGATCGGCGGGAGGCGTTGCTTCCGGACCGAGCACGAGCAGCGTTTCTTCCGGTTCCGCCGCGGGTGGCAACTGCCGGTTCACGGCGACGCCGAGCCGGGTCAGCAGTTCGACCCCGGCATCGTTCCCCGCGTAATAGAGCGTCCTGCCCGGAGCAGGCGCGGGAGCTCTCTGTATGTAATCGGCGATCCGGCGCAGCAGCGCTGCCGCCGCGGGATCGTTCTCCGTCCGCCCGGAGAGATCCATCTGGCAGAACAGTATGCGCTGTCCCGCTTCCTGATGCTCGAGCAGCGGCGTGTATTGCAGGTCAAAGCCGCAGTCCACGAGCGGCAGCCAGTTGCCCCGGGAGGGTTTTTCAATCAGCACCGAAGCCACGGCGTTGCGGTTCCCGCGCCGCCACACCCGCGGCAGGTCGAAGCCGTTCCAGACCGACCGCGGAAACGCACTGTCGAAGGCGTTCGCGGGAGAGGAACCCGGCGTGAGCGTTGCGTCTCCGCGCCAGTTCGCCAGAAGCTCCTGCGGAAAACCCGCCATGACCGGATGCTCCGGCGTTCTGACAAATCCCTCGCGGGCGCCCCATTCGGTCACCCGGAACCCGAAACGGTTGTTCAATGCGTTCGAGCTCTGTTCGAATACAACGATCCCCCGGAGTTTCGCGAGCGTTTCCGGCGGCAGCGCCCACGACGGCTTCGCATCAAACGCCTCGCGGCCGATCAGGAGTGCGTCTCCATCGGCGAGTTCACCCGGATTCGTCACCGGCGTGAATTCCACACCGGCGGCGCGGAGCGCCGAGGCGCTCATCCCCTTCGGGTCGAAAAGCCGGAGTTGCGCCCGGGCCTCCGCGGCGTTTCCCCCGGGCGGCAGATGCAGCAGGATTCGTTCGACCCGTTCCCTGCCGTCCGCGGAAATCCGCGCCTCGAGCCGGCATGTGCCGGAAGCGCTTTCCGGCATGATGCCTTCGAGCGGAATTGCGACGGTTTCGCCGGGATCCACCCGAACCGTCTCCCGGGACGACCATTCGCCGTCACCGATTCGCCAGAGGTACGCGACATCGCGGGCAGAATGGTGGTCATTGATGATGATCAACTGTTTATGAATCGGTTCGCCGGGTTTGTAAATATGGGTCTTATCCGTGAAGACCGGAGCGCCGCCGAGAAACGCGAGCAGTGGCTGGTTGTCGCGCAGCAGCACTTCTCCGGTCGGGGTCGGACGGAAATTCTTCTTCTCGGGATCGTTCAGATAATTACGGTTTGCAGTGAAGTGGTCCGGGACGATTCCGGGCTGATGCAGATTCTGCCGCGCTGCCGGATTCGGCCGTTTCGCCGTCGGACGGATCCGCTGCCAGAAATCGACCTGATCCCACGGCAGTACGGCGGAGATTCCCCAGCCGCGCATGGCGCGCCAGTTGTCCTGCATATACCACGCTTGTACTCCGCTGTAAAGATCGGTAAGAGCCTGGATGCGGGAGGTCAATTCCCAGCCTCCGAAATTTTCGCCGCTCGCGAGCAGCTTCCGTTCGCGTTCCAGCAGCGCGAGCTTGGCATCGTCGAGCCGGTACGCGGCATCCCCGAGACAGGCGGCGGCAAACTCGGACGCCCACGCCCAGGTTCGAACCGGCGTCGTCCAGATGAAGGCCGGTCCCCGGTAATGCAGCCAGCTCGCGAGGTGCGGCATGCCCCACTCCACGAAGAAGAGCGGTTTGCTCCCCTCCGCTGCCCAGTGTTCGAGCCAGTCGCTGCGCTCCTGGCGCGGACTCCAGTTCAGATAGATGTTGACCGTGTGCATGTTCCCGAAGTTGCCCGACTCGTGATGGTAGACGGGGCGCGACGGGTCGAATTCCGTTGCCACGGCCTCCGCGAGTCGCCCCTGCTTCCGGATCGCGAGGAACGAACCGGTCGCTCCTTCCTGTTTGGCCGGGTCGAGCAGCCCGTCCATCCGGTCCGGATTCTGATCGCCGCCGTAGCCCAGCGCGTTGTGGTTCATGGTGTACAGGATTGCCGCCGGACGATTCTGCACCTGCCGCACCAGATAGTGTGTCAGGGTGCGGTAGCGGGCCGCCGTTTCCGGATCGTCCAGCTTCATGCCGAAGTCGCCGATGTGGGGAAGGCTGAGCGCGTACAGCGTTCCGCTCTCGTCGGCGGCGTCGAGCACCCCCCGCAGATAACCGACCTGGCCGGGGGTGAATCCGTAGTTGCCGGTGATGAAGAAGTTGAAGCCGAACTCTTTCATCCGGTGCATCGACCGTAACGCGCTTTCGCGGGCGGCCTGGTCGGCGTATTCGGTCGGGTTGGTCAGCAGCGCGGCCCGCAGGTGGACCTTGTGGCCGTTCAGCCGGAAATCCCGCCCGTCGATCCAGAACTCCCGGAATCCAAACGAAATCGGCAGGCTTTGCGAGAGAAGCCGGCCATTTGCGGCGTTTTTCAGCGTGACGGTTGCCTCGTAAACATTTTGCGGATGTTCCGGGTCCCACAGTTCCGCATCGCTCCACGGCGCAGAGAAACGCAACGGGCCTCCGGCGGCCGGAACCGTCATCGGCTCAGACGAAAAATGCTTCACGCTGCTGCCGTTTTTCCGTATCTCGGCTTCCAGAAGCACCCCGTGCGTCCGAACATCGGCAAGAGTCACGAAAAAGGCGATTTCGCCGCGGCGTACCGAGGTCTCCACCCGGATGTCCACAATGCGGTCCTGCATCGGGGCGGAGGTCAGAAACACATCTCCGGTCAGCCCCTTCAGATTGATTGCGCTGCTGCCCGCCACGAGC
This DNA window, taken from Victivallis lenta, encodes the following:
- a CDS encoding GH39 family glycosyl hydrolase, coding for MKNQEKIGLSIGSATGENVRNIGSFGINSCHAALWLREDLPRHFRRLREELGMRYVRCHGIFNDQLEAVAPDGSFHFEKPLTVLERILDNGQIPFLELSGMPGALARTEESVCHYRFRSAPPRDWRRWEELVEQFLHVLIERFSREELCRWYFEVWNEPDLPFWTGTQEEYFKLYDLSRAAIKRQDSRFRVGGPATSKTAWIADFCRHVSAPSPEDPSPGCRCDFVSTHAYPSDIAFLDGAEGEVRLQSADLLPRLLTRVRQTMKLLPEPVPLFLGEWNSSAGPLAFNHDECANAAFIVKTMAELRSVCTGSLFWNGSDIYEECGFHSAPFHGGYGLLNVNGIPKASFHAFRFLRAVSGEELSAVWSRPAKCLGALAAREQKTVRLLLWNYLDPEKENETFEIRIDGLKSGAVCEQVMPENGSAYESWLRQGAPEFASVAELSQLESASHPRRFRYSADAGISLAPGEIALLTFELPEMIEP